A window of Planctomycetota bacterium contains these coding sequences:
- a CDS encoding PQQ-binding-like beta-propeller repeat protein has protein sequence MNKSALHQIVAALRPMFDRAVLIAVGSALTTVALAGDLPTPQEYGANWPRFRGPDGSGVYAPGDIPVTCDPATGRNVAWITQVPISGFSSPIVWGDRLFVSGGDESQCAVMCLDTRSGAVSWRSAVPKIVGDAAEPEKAPDESGMAAATTATDGLRVYAMFANGVLAAFDLSGKVVWSKRVAVPKNPYGFATSLVTWRDRVIVQFDQGDPDDQLSKLYAFDGATGTVVWQQPRPVGTSWATPIVFDAAGKSQIVTLGVPWVISYASSDGSEIWRADCLDGEVTPSPIFRGGMLFVVSPTVKLQAIRPDGQGDVTGTHLGWEAEDNIPDVSSPVSDGQCVFVVNTPGILTCYDAKTGRKHWEHDLGDACKASPSIAGNKLYVVTMHGALMVVEAAPQFKELGRSTLGEEVFASPAFAQSRMFVRGVHHLICIEAAAHEPVKP, from the coding sequence ATGAACAAATCCGCCCTCCATCAAATCGTCGCGGCGTTGCGCCCGATGTTTGATCGGGCCGTGTTGATCGCGGTCGGGTCGGCGCTCACGACCGTCGCGCTCGCGGGGGACTTGCCTACACCGCAGGAATACGGCGCGAACTGGCCGCGTTTTCGCGGGCCCGACGGCAGCGGGGTCTACGCGCCCGGCGACATCCCTGTGACATGCGATCCGGCGACAGGACGGAATGTCGCATGGATCACCCAAGTGCCGATCAGCGGATTCAGTTCGCCCATCGTATGGGGCGATCGGCTGTTCGTTTCCGGCGGCGACGAATCGCAGTGCGCGGTCATGTGTCTGGATACGCGATCGGGCGCCGTGTCATGGCGCAGCGCCGTGCCGAAGATTGTCGGCGACGCCGCCGAGCCGGAAAAGGCGCCGGACGAGTCGGGCATGGCGGCGGCGACGACAGCGACGGATGGGCTTCGCGTGTATGCGATGTTCGCCAACGGGGTTCTGGCGGCGTTCGATCTGTCGGGCAAGGTCGTCTGGTCCAAGCGCGTGGCCGTTCCGAAGAATCCATATGGGTTCGCCACGTCGCTCGTGACCTGGCGGGACCGCGTCATCGTTCAATTCGATCAGGGCGATCCGGATGATCAGCTCAGCAAGCTTTACGCCTTCGACGGCGCGACCGGCACGGTCGTTTGGCAACAGCCCCGGCCCGTCGGCACCTCGTGGGCCACGCCGATTGTCTTCGACGCCGCGGGAAAGTCGCAGATCGTCACGCTGGGCGTGCCGTGGGTCATTTCATATGCATCGTCGGACGGGTCGGAAATCTGGCGCGCCGACTGTCTCGACGGCGAAGTCACGCCCTCTCCGATCTTCCGCGGCGGGATGCTCTTCGTCGTCAGCCCGACGGTCAAGCTTCAGGCCATCCGCCCGGACGGACAGGGCGATGTGACGGGGACGCACCTGGGCTGGGAGGCGGAGGACAACATCCCCGATGTGAGCAGTCCCGTCAGCGATGGTCAATGCGTCTTTGTCGTCAATACGCCGGGCATATTGACGTGCTATGACGCGAAGACCGGCCGCAAACATTGGGAACACGATCTGGGCGACGCGTGCAAAGCGTCGCCGAGCATTGCGGGCAATAAGCTCTACGTCGTCACGATGCACGGGGCGCTGATGGTTGTCGAGGCCGCGCCGCAGTTCAAAGAGCTCGGGCGGTCGACGCTTGGCGAAGAAGTCTTCGCCAGCCCGGCCTTCGCGCAGAGCCGGATGTTCGTGCGCGGGGTGCATCATCTGATCTGCATCGAAGCGGCCGCGCACGAGCCGGTCAAGCCATGA
- a CDS encoding PQQ-binding-like beta-propeller repeat protein translates to MMTRASGGGSVRTCSSLKSKANMGRSLLCATVGFVLIPWAILEAGDWPGWGGLDLGRNMVSSETGLPQTFKPGEKSPTGQGMEPGTTENVRWVVRLGTHMCGNPSVAGGRVFVGTDDASLQDDPRLKRTRGGMVWCLDEMTGRTLWRLPVPVRPKDLLPDNAHYGQQNLGVCSSPTVVGDRAYVMTSACEILCLDVQGQANGNDGPFTDEAHYIAGAHKPPVPLDKSDGDIVWKYDLVDQLGVCPHDVAACSVLVDGRILYTVSANGVNHDHTFCLRPDAPSFIALDAVTGKLLATDTEDLGHRMWHCLWSPPTIGVVNGRKLVFFGGADGICYAFEALEDVPSEPIHFKKVWSYDCDPPSYRDPLGDGKPFNYYIGDKRKKYTTNRDDGRFLGPSEIIASPVFHDGRVYCTIGQDPSHGRGRGLLHCIDAAKTGDITHTGCVWTYDALERSISSVAISDGLLYAADLAGHIHCLDVETGKPYWVYDAHAETWSTPLVADGKVFVNTSKMLIVLKADREMKVLSEIALGSAPYATPVTANGSLFIGSQNYLWAVQKGAKAMTDSVSAGR, encoded by the coding sequence ATGATGACACGTGCAAGCGGCGGCGGTTCCGTTCGGACCTGTTCCTCATTGAAGTCGAAGGCGAACATGGGCAGATCACTCCTTTGCGCGACGGTCGGCTTTGTGTTGATCCCCTGGGCGATACTTGAAGCGGGCGACTGGCCGGGGTGGGGCGGACTCGACCTGGGGCGGAACATGGTGTCGAGCGAGACGGGGCTGCCGCAGACGTTCAAGCCGGGCGAGAAGTCGCCGACGGGTCAGGGGATGGAACCGGGCACGACGGAGAATGTGCGCTGGGTCGTTCGCCTCGGCACGCACATGTGCGGAAATCCGTCGGTGGCCGGCGGCCGGGTGTTCGTCGGGACGGACGATGCGAGTCTGCAGGACGACCCGCGCCTGAAGCGCACGCGCGGCGGCATGGTGTGGTGCCTTGACGAAATGACCGGGCGCACGCTCTGGCGATTGCCGGTGCCGGTGAGACCCAAGGACCTGCTGCCCGACAATGCGCACTACGGTCAGCAGAACCTGGGCGTCTGTTCATCGCCGACCGTCGTCGGTGATCGCGCCTACGTGATGACCAGCGCCTGCGAGATTCTTTGCCTGGACGTGCAAGGACAGGCCAACGGCAACGACGGGCCGTTCACCGACGAAGCCCACTACATCGCCGGCGCCCACAAGCCGCCCGTCCCGCTGGATAAGTCCGATGGCGACATCGTCTGGAAATACGATCTGGTGGATCAACTGGGCGTGTGCCCGCACGATGTGGCGGCGTGCTCGGTGCTCGTCGACGGACGCATCCTGTACACCGTTTCCGCCAACGGCGTCAATCATGACCATACATTCTGCCTCCGCCCCGATGCGCCGAGCTTCATCGCGCTCGATGCGGTCACAGGCAAACTGCTCGCCACCGATACGGAGGATTTGGGGCATCGGATGTGGCATTGCCTCTGGTCGCCGCCGACGATCGGGGTGGTGAACGGCAGGAAGCTTGTTTTCTTCGGCGGGGCGGACGGAATCTGTTACGCCTTTGAAGCGCTCGAAGATGTGCCTTCGGAGCCGATCCATTTCAAAAAGGTCTGGTCCTACGATTGCGATCCGCCGTCGTACCGCGATCCGCTCGGCGACGGCAAGCCCTTCAACTACTACATCGGGGACAAGCGCAAGAAGTACACCACGAACCGGGATGACGGCAGATTCCTCGGACCCAGCGAAATCATCGCGTCGCCCGTGTTTCATGACGGACGCGTCTACTGCACGATCGGACAGGACCCGTCGCACGGGCGAGGCCGCGGCCTCCTGCATTGCATCGACGCCGCCAAGACCGGCGACATCACGCACACCGGCTGCGTCTGGACCTATGACGCGCTGGAGCGCAGCATCTCCAGCGTCGCCATCAGCGACGGTCTGCTGTACGCCGCCGACCTGGCTGGTCACATTCATTGTCTTGACGTCGAAACCGGCAAGCCCTACTGGGTGTACGACGCGCACGCGGAGACGTGGAGCACGCCGCTTGTCGCCGACGGCAAGGTGTTCGTCAATACTTCCAAAATGCTCATCGTTCTCAAGGCGGACAGAGAGATGAAAGTGCTTTCGGAAATCGCCCTCGGCTCCGCGCCGTACGCCACACCCGTCACAGCCAACGGCTCGCTCTTCATCGGGTCGCAGAATTATCTGTGGGCGGTGCAGAAAGGCGCCAAGGCGATGACCGATTCGGTCAGCGCGGGCCGGTAA
- a CDS encoding sulfatase-like hydrolase/transferase, with protein MRHLAAALLCLLTSSILRAAEAPIDAPPRQPNIVFFFVDDMGWQDTSVAFYKERTELNDRYRTPNMQTLADGGMMFTQAYACSLCSPSRVSLMTGANAARHRVTNWTLRENLSPDRSLKGIELPQWNRNGLAPVGGPTTPLTYAAVTLPQLLREAGYRTIHAGKAHWGAEGTPGADPLNLGFDVNIAGHAAGGPGSYDGLHDFSAAWRKGDRIWDVPGLDKYHGKDINLTEALTIEALAAMDKAVADHKPFYLYLAHYAVHAPIEADRRFVEKYRAAGLKGSQADYASMIEGMDQSLGDVLAHLDKLGIADNTIVVFMSDNGTMGALPGPKPLRGHKLDPYEGGSRVPLIVRWPGVTKPASKCEQYVMIEDLFPTFLDMAHVPIPDAAKPRVDGLSFVPLLRSETMPGADTRPLYWHFPHNYVDPPFSAIRVGPWKLIYHHTNRVIELFNLTSDIGEAHDVASQNPQIVAQLAGKLGKYLRSVGADMPIDSSTQKPIPWPDQR; from the coding sequence ATGCGTCATCTTGCGGCTGCATTGCTGTGTCTTCTCACGTCGAGCATCCTCCGCGCCGCCGAGGCGCCTATCGATGCGCCGCCGCGTCAGCCCAATATCGTGTTCTTCTTCGTCGATGACATGGGCTGGCAGGACACGTCGGTGGCGTTCTACAAAGAGCGGACCGAGTTGAACGATCGCTACCGCACGCCGAACATGCAGACGCTCGCGGACGGGGGGATGATGTTCACGCAGGCGTATGCGTGCTCGCTGTGTTCGCCGTCGCGCGTCTCGCTGATGACGGGGGCGAACGCGGCGCGTCATCGGGTGACGAACTGGACGCTGCGCGAGAACCTTTCGCCGGATCGTTCGCTCAAGGGCATCGAACTGCCGCAGTGGAACCGCAACGGGCTCGCCCCGGTCGGCGGACCGACGACGCCGTTGACGTACGCGGCGGTGACGCTTCCGCAACTGCTGCGCGAGGCGGGCTACCGCACGATTCATGCCGGCAAAGCGCACTGGGGCGCGGAGGGCACGCCCGGGGCGGATCCCTTGAATCTCGGATTCGACGTCAACATCGCCGGTCACGCCGCCGGCGGGCCCGGCAGTTATGACGGGCTGCATGACTTCAGCGCCGCGTGGCGCAAGGGCGATCGGATCTGGGATGTGCCCGGCCTCGACAAATATCACGGCAAGGACATCAACCTCACCGAAGCGCTGACGATCGAAGCCCTGGCCGCGATGGACAAGGCGGTCGCCGATCACAAGCCGTTCTATCTGTATCTGGCGCATTACGCCGTGCACGCGCCGATCGAAGCGGATCGTCGCTTCGTCGAGAAGTATCGTGCCGCGGGCCTCAAGGGCTCACAGGCCGATTACGCGTCGATGATCGAAGGCATGGACCAATCGCTCGGCGACGTGCTCGCGCATCTCGACAAGCTGGGCATCGCGGACAACACCATCGTCGTGTTCATGAGCGACAACGGCACGATGGGCGCCTTGCCCGGCCCCAAGCCCCTGCGCGGGCACAAGCTCGATCCCTACGAAGGCGGCTCGCGCGTCCCGCTCATCGTCCGCTGGCCCGGCGTGACGAAACCCGCATCGAAATGCGAGCAGTACGTCATGATCGAAGACCTCTTCCCCACGTTCCTCGACATGGCGCACGTCCCGATCCCCGACGCCGCCAAACCCCGTGTCGACGGCCTGAGCTTCGTTCCTCTGCTCCGCAGCGAGACCATGCCCGGCGCCGACACGCGCCCGCTCTACTGGCACTTCCCGCACAACTACGTCGATCCGCCCTTCAGCGCGATCCGTGTCGGGCCATGGAAACTCATCTATCATCACACCAATCGCGTCATCGAGCTTTTCAACCTCACCAGCGACATCGGCGAAGCCCACGATGTCGCCTCGCAGAACCCGCAGATCGTCGCCCAACTCGCCGGCAAGCTCGGCAAATATCTCCGCTCCGTCGGCGCGGACATGCCCATCGACTCTTCGACGCAAAAGCCCATCCCCTGGCCCGATCAGCGTTGA
- a CDS encoding prepilin-type N-terminal cleavage/methylation domain-containing protein — MRRHGFTLIELLVVVTIIALLIAILLPSLKQARITARLAVCAANQRQIAVGAISYGLNNRGIMMITRKTPNAATGRNPEYINTIQTDDTGEWSVHRIQPYLSGFDIPNKVPRGVLICPSVDRDFYRELAATHWVTHLTDGYHFTQLSYAYFAGVDRWSPAEYHNGAERQLCDSRGGGSAQLLTSDVLMPNTSTGLFRYNHGREGWAWSYHPNNTAGGLEEYAPPSITGLNQSFGDGSVRWKDAGQIKTQKMFNVATYPDGWVDRAIGSPMYY; from the coding sequence ATGCGCCGACATGGTTTCACACTGATCGAATTGCTCGTCGTCGTCACCATCATCGCGCTGCTCATCGCGATCCTTCTGCCTTCGCTCAAACAGGCGCGCATCACCGCTCGGCTTGCCGTCTGCGCCGCAAATCAGAGACAGATCGCCGTTGGCGCGATCAGCTACGGCCTCAACAATCGTGGCATCATGATGATCACGCGCAAAACGCCCAACGCCGCCACCGGCCGCAATCCCGAATACATCAACACCATCCAGACCGACGACACCGGCGAGTGGTCCGTGCATCGCATTCAACCGTATTTGAGCGGCTTCGACATCCCCAACAAGGTTCCGCGCGGCGTGCTGATCTGCCCTTCCGTCGATCGTGACTTTTATCGGGAGCTGGCCGCGACGCACTGGGTCACCCATCTGACCGACGGCTATCACTTCACGCAGTTGTCCTACGCCTATTTCGCCGGCGTCGATCGCTGGAGCCCCGCGGAATATCACAATGGTGCTGAGCGGCAACTGTGCGATTCGCGCGGCGGCGGCTCGGCGCAATTGCTCACCAGCGATGTGCTCATGCCCAACACCAGCACCGGCCTGTTCCGCTACAACCACGGCCGCGAGGGCTGGGCGTGGAGCTACCATCCCAACAATACCGCCGGCGGCCTCGAAGAATACGCGCCTCCCTCGATCACCGGCCTCAATCAATCGTTCGGCGACGGCAGCGTGCGATGGAAAGACGCGGGCCAGATCAAGACGCAGAAAATGTTCAACGTCGCCACGTATCCCGACGGCTGGGTCGACCGCGCCATCGGCTCACCCATGTACTACTGA
- a CDS encoding sigma-70 family RNA polymerase sigma factor yields MPDRTDKPHDPDPRADFVSLFSRDRDRIFSFIFSMVHRFDDAEDIFQRTSEVLWREFDQFDRSRDFVRWANGIAFNQVRNFRRSQQRDRHVFGDGLVAQIARFEESHSEELDHRWAALQKCLNGLREPDMKLIQAFYSTQATAADLAAESDRSLRSIRKAIHRIRTQLLDCVQRRIREANP; encoded by the coding sequence ATGCCTGACCGCACCGACAAGCCGCACGATCCCGACCCGCGGGCGGATTTCGTTTCGCTCTTTTCGCGCGATCGCGATCGCATTTTCAGTTTCATCTTTTCGATGGTGCATCGGTTCGACGATGCGGAGGATATTTTTCAGCGGACGAGCGAGGTGCTCTGGCGCGAGTTCGATCAGTTCGACCGCTCGCGCGACTTTGTCCGATGGGCCAACGGGATCGCGTTCAACCAGGTGCGGAACTTCCGCCGATCGCAGCAGCGGGATCGTCATGTATTCGGCGACGGGCTGGTGGCTCAGATCGCGCGATTCGAGGAGTCGCACAGCGAGGAGTTGGATCATCGCTGGGCGGCGCTGCAGAAATGCTTGAACGGGCTGCGCGAGCCGGACATGAAATTGATCCAGGCGTTCTACTCGACGCAGGCCACGGCCGCGGACCTCGCCGCCGAGTCCGATCGCTCGCTGCGGTCGATCCGCAAGGCGATTCATCGCATCCGCACGCAACTGCTCGACTGCGTTCAGCGCCGCATCCGGGAGGCCAACCCGTGA
- the hydA gene encoding dihydropyrimidinase → MSLLIRGGTIVNADSRFTADIYAEGETITRIASSIDPASVKADEVIDATGKLVFPGFIDPHVHIYLPFMGTYAKDTYDSASRAAIVGGTTTLIEMICPSRSEEPAEAFELWDSKARGLSACDWTFHMGVTRFDAGVEQQLRKIVEAGVTSFKVFLAYKGAFGVEDHELYDTLRLAKELGVVVTAHCENAELVAKLQAKLLAEGKTGPEWHEPSRPVRVEAEGVHHFCTFLEMTGAAGYIVHTSCRDAIEAALPFRARGVDVQIETVIPYLTMDSTFAERPNFEGAKYVMSPPIRAKEHQAYLWHALANGTIATVATDHAPFDFAKQKEMGKPPASDFTKIPNGIPSVEHRMTLLWAHGVSTGRIDMERFVQVGATAAAKRFGLYPRKGVIQLGADADIVVWDPNYRGKIRAKDHLMATDYDGFEGYELTGRPSFVSVRGKASARDGKFIGTLGHGKRILRKPG, encoded by the coding sequence ATGTCGCTTTTGATTCGTGGCGGAACGATCGTCAATGCGGACAGCCGGTTCACCGCGGATATTTACGCCGAGGGCGAGACGATCACGCGCATCGCATCGTCGATCGACCCGGCGTCCGTCAAGGCGGACGAGGTCATCGACGCGACGGGCAAGCTTGTTTTCCCGGGATTTATCGACCCGCACGTGCATATCTACCTGCCGTTCATGGGCACGTACGCCAAGGACACCTATGACTCCGCCTCGCGCGCCGCGATCGTCGGGGGGACGACCACGCTGATCGAGATGATCTGTCCCTCCCGCTCGGAGGAACCGGCGGAGGCGTTTGAACTATGGGACTCGAAGGCGCGCGGGCTGTCGGCCTGCGACTGGACGTTTCACATGGGCGTGACGCGCTTCGACGCCGGCGTGGAGCAGCAGCTTCGCAAGATCGTCGAGGCGGGCGTGACTTCGTTCAAGGTGTTTCTCGCGTACAAGGGCGCGTTCGGCGTCGAGGATCACGAACTGTACGACACACTGCGGTTGGCGAAGGAATTGGGCGTCGTGGTCACGGCGCACTGCGAGAACGCGGAACTGGTGGCGAAGCTTCAGGCGAAATTGCTGGCCGAGGGGAAGACCGGACCCGAGTGGCACGAGCCGTCGCGCCCGGTGCGCGTCGAGGCGGAGGGCGTGCATCACTTCTGCACGTTCCTTGAGATGACCGGCGCGGCGGGGTACATCGTGCACACCTCCTGCCGCGACGCCATCGAAGCGGCGCTGCCCTTCCGCGCGCGCGGCGTCGATGTGCAGATCGAGACGGTGATTCCCTACCTGACGATGGACAGTACGTTCGCCGAGCGGCCGAATTTCGAAGGGGCCAAATATGTGATGAGCCCGCCGATCCGCGCCAAGGAGCATCAGGCGTATCTCTGGCACGCGCTGGCGAACGGGACGATTGCGACGGTGGCGACGGATCATGCGCCCTTCGATTTCGCCAAGCAGAAGGAAATGGGCAAGCCGCCGGCGAGCGACTTTACGAAGATCCCCAACGGGATTCCGTCGGTCGAGCATCGCATGACGCTGTTGTGGGCGCACGGCGTGAGCACCGGGCGGATCGACATGGAGCGCTTTGTCCAAGTCGGCGCCACCGCGGCGGCGAAGCGCTTCGGGCTTTATCCGCGCAAAGGCGTGATCCAACTCGGGGCGGATGCGGACATCGTGGTGTGGGATCCGAATTATCGCGGGAAGATCAGGGCCAAAGACCACCTGATGGCGACGGATTATGACGGGTTCGAGGGGTACGAACTGACGGGTCGGCCGAGCTTCGTGAGCGTGCGGGGCAAGGCGTCGGCGAGAGACGGAAAGTTCATCGGCACGCTCGGTCACGGCAAGCGGATTCTCCGGAAGCCGGGCTGA
- the preA gene encoding NAD-dependent dihydropyrimidine dehydrogenase subunit PreA, with protein sequence MPTLATTVDGLKFANPFVIGSGPPGTNRNVVGKAFKEGWGGVIAKTVSLDASKVINVAPRYARLSTDAKEIYGWENIELIATTPFKQWIDDFKMIKNEWPGGVLVASIMEEYNRDAWIEIVERSQEAGVDALELNFSCPHGLPERKMGAAMGENPEILEEVTGWVMSAAKVPVWAKMTPNVTRIETPSRAALKSGATGISAINTIRCVMGVDLETLRPMPTVEGYTTPGGYSSIAVRPIALRMVMEIAALIRDEFGGIRSISGIGGIETGEDAAQFILLGADTVQVCTGVMKYGYDMVKKMSEQLLRFMDKHHFNTIADFKGRALPYFTTHAELVRMQAQAKAAAQARIARKAGITVDNKWDGDDFVKQTEDLVGG encoded by the coding sequence ATGCCCACGCTCGCCACCACCGTCGACGGCCTCAAGTTCGCCAACCCTTTCGTGATCGGCTCCGGCCCGCCGGGGACGAACCGCAACGTCGTCGGCAAAGCGTTTAAGGAAGGTTGGGGCGGCGTCATCGCCAAGACCGTCTCGCTCGATGCGTCGAAGGTCATCAACGTCGCGCCGCGCTACGCCCGGCTCTCGACGGATGCGAAGGAGATTTACGGATGGGAGAACATCGAGCTGATCGCCACCACGCCGTTCAAACAGTGGATCGACGACTTCAAGATGATCAAGAACGAGTGGCCAGGCGGCGTACTGGTGGCGTCGATCATGGAGGAGTACAACCGCGATGCGTGGATCGAGATTGTCGAGCGATCGCAGGAGGCGGGGGTCGATGCGCTGGAGCTGAATTTTTCGTGTCCGCACGGCTTGCCGGAACGGAAGATGGGCGCGGCGATGGGCGAAAACCCCGAGATTCTCGAGGAAGTGACGGGCTGGGTCATGTCGGCGGCGAAAGTTCCGGTATGGGCGAAGATGACGCCGAATGTCACGCGCATCGAGACCCCGTCGCGCGCGGCGCTCAAGAGCGGCGCGACCGGCATCAGCGCGATCAACACGATCCGTTGCGTGATGGGCGTCGATCTGGAGACACTGCGGCCGATGCCGACGGTCGAGGGGTACACGACGCCGGGCGGATACTCGTCGATCGCGGTGCGGCCGATCGCGCTGCGCATGGTGATGGAGATCGCCGCGCTGATTCGCGATGAGTTCGGCGGCATACGCAGCATCAGCGGGATCGGCGGGATCGAAACCGGCGAGGACGCGGCCCAGTTCATCCTGCTCGGCGCGGACACGGTGCAGGTCTGCACGGGCGTGATGAAATACGGGTACGACATGGTCAAAAAGATGAGCGAGCAGCTTCTCAGGTTCATGGACAAGCATCATTTCAACACGATCGCCGACTTCAAGGGCCGGGCGCTGCCGTACTTCACGACGCACGCCGAGCTGGTCCGCATGCAGGCGCAGGCGAAGGCGGCGGCGCAGGCGCGTATCGCCCGCAAGGCGGGGATCACGGTGGACAACAAGTGGGACGGCGATGATTTCGTGAAGCAGACGGAGGATCTTGTCGGAGGATGA
- a CDS encoding aminotransferase class III-fold pyridoxal phosphate-dependent enzyme, with amino-acid sequence MNPTHTARTIALPQCSHTPSPYTGPSRDEVIALRHQYVNPGVLTYYRDPLMIVEGKMQYVWDETGKRYLDAFAGIVTVSVGHCHPKVAAAIQEQAGKLQHTTTIYLHPTIAQFAQKLASKMPTDAKGAPLDKTYFTNSGSEANEIAVLMSREFTGNTDVIALRNGYHGGTTTPMGLTAHGTWRFKSNPATNIHHTHPGYCYRCPYGLTYPSCDLKCAKDVKNVIQYQTSGEVACFIGEPIQGVGGTIVPPREFFSVVYDIVRQHGGLCIADEVQGGFARTGDQYWSHQYFGVKPDVVTMAKGIGNGAPLAAVTTRSDVAKTMTRRVHFNTYGGNPISMAAGLATIEVIDAEHIQENARKIGGFLKAGLIDLMGKHSIIGEVRGLGLMLGMELVKDRKSREPAKAEAAELMEMAKHRGLILGKGGLFGNTMRIKPPMCITRDDAEFLLAVVDECLDEIQAKMS; translated from the coding sequence ATGAACCCCACACACACCGCCCGCACCATCGCGCTTCCCCAATGTTCGCACACGCCTTCGCCCTACACCGGCCCGAGCCGCGATGAGGTCATCGCCCTGCGTCACCAGTACGTCAACCCCGGCGTGCTGACGTACTACCGCGATCCGTTGATGATCGTCGAGGGGAAGATGCAGTACGTATGGGACGAAACGGGCAAGCGATACCTTGATGCATTCGCGGGCATCGTCACCGTCAGCGTCGGTCATTGTCACCCGAAAGTCGCCGCGGCGATTCAGGAACAGGCCGGGAAGTTGCAGCACACGACGACGATTTACCTGCATCCGACGATCGCGCAGTTCGCGCAGAAGCTCGCGTCGAAGATGCCCACCGATGCGAAGGGCGCGCCGCTCGACAAGACGTATTTCACGAACTCGGGTTCCGAAGCCAACGAGATCGCCGTGCTCATGTCGCGCGAATTCACGGGCAATACCGATGTCATCGCGCTGCGCAACGGATACCACGGCGGGACGACGACGCCGATGGGGCTGACGGCGCACGGCACCTGGCGCTTCAAGTCGAACCCCGCGACGAATATCCATCACACGCATCCGGGCTACTGCTACCGCTGTCCGTACGGTCTGACGTATCCGAGCTGCGACCTCAAGTGCGCGAAGGACGTCAAGAATGTCATTCAGTACCAGACCAGCGGGGAAGTCGCGTGTTTCATCGGCGAGCCGATTCAGGGCGTCGGCGGCACGATTGTTCCGCCGCGCGAGTTTTTCAGCGTGGTGTACGACATCGTCCGCCAGCACGGCGGACTTTGCATCGCCGACGAAGTGCAGGGCGGATTCGCGCGGACGGGCGATCAGTACTGGTCGCATCAATACTTCGGCGTCAAGCCGGATGTGGTCACGATGGCCAAGGGCATCGGCAACGGCGCGCCGCTCGCCGCCGTCACGACGCGCAGCGATGTGGCCAAGACGATGACGCGGCGCGTGCACTTCAACACGTACGGCGGGAACCCCATCTCGATGGCGGCGGGACTGGCGACGATCGAGGTCATCGACGCGGAGCACATCCAGGAAAACGCCCGGAAAATCGGCGGTTTCCTCAAGGCCGGACTCATCGACCTGATGGGCAAGCATTCGATCATCGGCGAGGTGCGCGGGCTGGGGCTGATGCTCGGCATGGAACTCGTCAAGGATCGCAAATCGCGCGAACCGGCGAAGGCCGAGGCGGCGGAGCTGATGGAGATGGCCAAGCACCGCGGGCTGATTCTCGGCAAGGGCGGCCTGTTCGGCAACACCATGCGCATCAAGCCGCCGATGTGCATTACCAGGGACGACGCGGAATTTCTCCTCGCGGTCGTCGATGAATGTCTCGATGAGATTCAAGCCAAAATGTCGTAA